A genomic segment from Nematostella vectensis chromosome 6, jaNemVect1.1, whole genome shotgun sequence encodes:
- the LOC5515174 gene encoding 5-hydroxytryptamine receptor 1A has protein sequence MATPPHPPPPVPPVFLTDGGGNSVSHIGNTDFISIDMLAQLAGCGFNQTFLEDFGVNMTYVSSLNISHQVGYWSLILLELNCSRGPFPTEPPFTDESSSSKQTGLLIAYFATIMALGLSMNICVIATILQARRLRTVTNTFVLSLALADLLMAAVVIPLQIHDVLQPRVLSHLLDPLFPILGVASLLNLCAVTLDRFFTITRPLTYEAKVSPRRVGIIIACIWLISIAQEAVRFSIREDHPEQIFQVVRFALVFSVPFTCVLFVNVKIYVIARAHSRQIAANDPNLDGRSTRSFAKKLKTARIIGLLVGTFVLTWLPFFVMTVCEIFIKLSLPKQEVLVHARKLKIGNTVCAALASSTAFFNPLLYGLMRKEVREAMLRCIKCQNINQIDGEGSTGRNEATTHFHK, from the coding sequence ATGGCTACCCCGCCACATCCACCGCCTCCTGTTCCACCTGTATTTCTAACAGACGGCGGCGGAAACAGCGTTAGCCATATCGGTAATACAGACTTTATTTCAATTGATATGCTTGCCCAGCTCGCTGGATGCGGCTTCAACCAAACTTTCCTGGAAGATTTCGGCGTCAACATGACGTACGTAAGCTCCCTGAACATCTCGCATCAGGTTGGCTACTGGTCACTGATACTTCTAGAGTTGAACTGCTCAAGAGGACCTTTTCCTACCGAGCCACCGTTTACTGATGAGTCCTCGAGTTCAAAACAAACTGGCTTGCTCATTGCCTACTTTGCTACGATCATGGCACTGGGGCTATCCATGAATATCTGTGTCATCGCGACTATTCTACAAGCCCGCAGACTCAGGACTGTTACAAACACGTTCGTCTTAAGTCTGGCGTTAGCTGACCTTCTGATGGCAGCGGTGGTTATTCCGTTGCAGATCCACGATGTTCTACAGCCGAGGGTACTATCTCACCTCCTGGATCCTCTTTTCCCGATCCTCGGCGTCGCGTCACTGCTCAATTTGTGCGCCGTGACTCTTGATCGCTTCTTTACAATCACCAGGCCGTTAACGTATGAAGCAAAAGTGTCTCCGCGCCGGGTCGGTATAATCATCGCCTGTATTTGGCTCATATCCATCGCTCAAGAAGCAGTCCGGTTTTCCATCCGTGAAGACCACCCCGAGCAAATATTTCAAGTCGTGCGATTCGCGCTGGTGTTTAGCGTGCCGTTTACCTGCGTGTTGTTCGTGAACGTGAAGATTTATGTGATCGCGCGTGCCCACTCGCGTCAGATCGCCGCTAACGATCCGAACCTCGACGGTCGTAGCACCAGAAGCTTCGCAAAAAAGCTAAAAACCGCGCGCATAATTGGTCTGCTGGTCGGCACCTTTGTACTTACGTGGTTACCGTTTTTTGTAATGACTGTTTGCGAGATCTTCATCAAACTCAGTCTTCCCAAACAAGAAGTGCTGGTCCACGCGCGGAAACTGAAAATAGGGAACACTGTTTGCGCGGCGCTAGCATCCAGCACGGCTTTTTTTAATCCGCTGCTGTACGGGTTAATGCGCAAAGAAGTCAGGGAGGCAATGTTAAGATGCATCAAGTGCCAAAATATCAACCAGATAGATGGTGAAGGGTCTACCGGACGCAATGAGGCCACAACTcactttcacaaatga